The Alosa alosa isolate M-15738 ecotype Scorff River chromosome 17, AALO_Geno_1.1, whole genome shotgun sequence genomic sequence ACAACAGGAGgactttttttaatcagttcAACAAAACCTCACTGATACATAACAGCATTATAAGATGCAGCAACATCATATGCTGAAAAATTCTTGTCAGTCAAGTTATTCTCAGGTTTTCTTCAAGTTTCAGGCCAATGGAGCTTCATTCAAATTATAGTCCATTTTCAGTTCGTTTGAGTCCAGTTATTTCATCCTGTCTTCTCTGATCAAACATAGTTTACTGGTAAGTCTTTATAGCACAACACAggaacatttttatattttatgtgCTCAAAATGGTCCTTTGAGAAAGCTCCATATTCTCTGTGCAGACAGCTACTTCCATTTCCCCTGTGGCTTCCAGGTGATCCTGGGCTGATCCTTCCGTGTGCACCTAGCCAGAAGGCACAACATCACTGGTCTGACCAGAGAAGAACTGGGCAGTTCTTACCCTTGGTGAACATCCTCAAGTTCTTGTATCTTAATTTATAGCCCAGGAGTACCACATCATCTCGCACTGGGAGGGTGTCTGTCTACTCCCTCCCACCTCCCCCATACACAGTAATGAAGAGCAAAGGCTGCTACCCCTCAGGTGCAGATAATCGCTCACTTCCGGGTGTAGCCTGGATacgggggaggaggggagtagTTTGTGCCCCTGGGAGGGGTGGGTGTATACGGAGGTGGGTGGAGATCTGCAGAGTACATCTCATAGTCGTAGGTGTAGGGTGGAGGAGGACCTGCAAGTAAACGGAGACAACCACATTAGCATTCAGCTACTCAGCATGACTCCAACAGGGGGCAGGAAGAGGTGGCAGTTCACAGTGGGGAAAAATAGCAGCTTGTGAGAACAGACAAATATCACACCTCCATTTCTATGAGGAAACATATTCAACATCTATATCTACAGGGTCGCATGTGTCTGTATCTGACCTAAATGTAATGCCTTCCTTGTATTTTTAGTCTATAATGGCCTCTTACTGCTAAAAATAAGTACAGTTACAGTATGTTGTAGTATGTTGTAAAATGTTTTACTGTGTAGTTGTTAACAACTAGCTGGCTTTcagtttttaaataaaaaatgcctACATGATTTCCACCATGTTAGCACCTCAAGTGAATTACAATTGTTAATGTGATCCTTCATACCTGCTTCTGTGTGTATATCTAACATTTTCTGAAGGGCAGATATGCCCTCTGGTGGTTTTTAAAAGACACTGCAAGGCTGAAAGTAAATAGTGGGCAAAGGGAAAAATTGGCTTAACTTGACCACTGGGCAGAGTGTGCTTTAACATGGAGGTATTAGTTATCCATGTATTCTAAATCCACAATAAATTGTGTTACAATAGGCTTCCTACCTACTGTAGGGAGAATATAATAACTGTGTTTATGCTGTCTATTATGCCATAGATAAGTTCCTTCCAAGTCTCTTTGAGTTATATTCTACACAAAAAAGTCTTCAAAGGATTCATTGTTCTGCATGCAATGGCTTCCTGTTTGTATCCGAACTGATGTAACCTACCAACTTAAAGTGCTACTGGTTCAAGaggtatgtgtttatgtgaggtCAGGTTAGATACTTCAGAATTGTTTGCTCAATCTTTATGTtacttttgttttatttcaaagAGACTTTATTTTTATGCTGACCAAGATTAGACATCTACCAGAGCACCACCAGCACATATGTATGCTAATAAACATGCATCTCGAAGGCATACCTCTatagagatatatagatatatatagaccctttcaacaacataaacaaaaatgtgcgttcctaaggcatttctgggGGGGGAATGAACTTACCCAGATCTGTCACTAAATCACATATTCcgagtatgtggtttagtgacagaTCTGGGTAAGTTCATTCAGGGTAAGGGGTAAACCTcttaatagaagagctgtatggcttcattttCCTTACAAAACAATACCTTAGGGCttttgttgtaggaggtttaccacttactcttaGTTAACTTACCCTACACTAAAccatgtacttggaatacccccctggtggcacagaaaacaacattgagctaatgaTGACAAACAAAAAATTGTAGAGCATTAACCTATGGTccgattcattttcatttcaaagtatttgGACTGGTTTGGAACGTTTTTTAACCGGAAGCCCTcaaggaacagattgaaaggggcTATTAGGGACTGTGAAATCTAGTGAAACTGATACTGATACAACACTGCCCAGAAATGCGAACAGGAAGCCTAGGAAAGGGACGTGGAGATAGAGGGACAGAGTGAGTCATCACCTGGATATCCCTGTGACACCGTGTTGATGTAGGACGTGCCAAAGACTCCAACGCGAGCCCCTCGACCGttcttcacacacatgcagataaaCAGAAAGCCCGCCGCCACCGCCCCCATCAGAAACACCACGCCAAATACGATGCCGGATATTGCCGTCCCcctggagtcacacacacacacacacacacacacacaaaaagagattTGTCACAGGCttgtccaaaaacaaacacccacacaatcATCCTCTTTTCAGCCCACCATCAACAAGTCATTCTGACCCACAGGCACTGTGTTTTGTATGCTTTAAGAGTACAATTGAATGCTTGTGAACGGATGGAGGGCCACCCAGTTAGCTCCTGATTGTTTGCGTTCTTGTTTGGGCTGTCTAATTTCGGACAGTCTGAGTCAGGAACTGGAGAGGATTTTTGGCTTGGGAGACACAAGGGGTCAGGGGATGGGAAGGGTGtgttttcacacatacacacctgacCAAACATGTCTCAACAGCTGACCACCATGCCCCGTCCAAATGGCTtggtttatctctctctttctatctctctctctctagcagcCACACACCTCTCATGCTGTTAAAGGTGTGTGAGTTGAGGaatcattttgtaaataagaGGGTTATTACATATGGGTAATCTTCTATCAATCTATTTGAATATCTAAGAGTATAATCTCATCTGAATACTGGCACAATCTCCATGGTGTGTGACATCAGATATCGCCTTAAAGCCATTCTGATTGAGAGAGAACAGCTGCATCTGCCAGAGACATGTCAAAGGCCAAGCCCAGTATAGAGGTCAGTCTCGATGGCAAAGAAACAGTCTgcgattctgtgtgtgtgtgtgtgtgtgtgtgtgtgtgtctgtgtctctttgtgtgtgtgtgtgtgtgtctctgtgtgtgtgtgtgtgtgtgtgtgtgtgtgtgaatttatctTGTTACTCACGAGAGAATATCACCCACGTAAGCATAGTAGGAACAGCAGAAAGGAGGTGCTCCATCGCAG encodes the following:
- the cyyr1 gene encoding cysteine and tyrosine-rich protein 1; protein product: MNNSASRTGQTSWKLLRESLLLCLFAGRGQAQCDGCLEYCCDGAPPFCCSYYAYVGDILSGTAISGIVFGVVFLMGAVAAGFLFICMCVKNGRGARVGVFGTSYINTVSQGYPGPPPPYTYDYEMYSADLHPPPYTPTPPRGTNYSPPPPYPGYTRK